The following proteins are co-located in the Castanea sativa cultivar Marrone di Chiusa Pesio chromosome 8, ASM4071231v1 genome:
- the LOC142606525 gene encoding protein FAR1-RELATED SEQUENCE 5-like — protein sequence MIPSQRIITDVQAIEIELADNSGIPPKLAHELMSRQVGGRENLGFNKQDHKNYLRSKRKRDLKQGEVGGLLNYFLSQVSENPSFFFQVQLDVEDQITNIFWADAKMILDYGIYGDVVFFDTTYQTNKECRPFGAFVGCMSSKKPKTIFTDRDPAMAKAISLVMLEIYHRLCLWHIYQNALKNLNHLFKSQKTFNADFRSGIYDGEYEEEFISAWENMLEKYDLQENEWLQDLFKAVVDDVRYNEVCANYDMSQKIPTLKVNVPLLRHAKDICIGTIFNMFQDEFEKSLMVVVDTFHQSGPVSTYKVHNCEGSRQHTVTSSNGLITCSCKNFEFVGIMCSHILKVLDEMEIKLMIPEQFILKRWTKNARAKNVLDIHECEVQSDPKLEMRARYRNLCTTYVRLMGKAAESKKASDFLLSLASELDEKVEEYLKIESPSETLTPSSMSCENQVVKSTCTIQAKGLKRREVSRGRKRLKGCLEKGTKKNRSKKIQTLTSGLTPPTTCSTTMT from the exons ATGATACCTTCTCAAAGAATTATTACTGATGTTCAAGCTATTGAAATTGAGTTGGCAGATAATTCAGGTATACCACCTAAACTGGCACATGAATTGATGAGTCGTCAAGTTGGAGGTAGAGAAAATCTTGGTTTTAATAAGCAAGATCATAAGAATTATTTGAGGAGTAAGAGGAAAAGAGATTTGAAGCAAGGTGAAGTCGGGGgtcttttgaattattttcttagTCAAGTATCAGAAAATCCATCATTCTTTTTTCAAGTTCAATTGGATGTTGAAGACCAGATCACTAACATATTCTGGGCTGACGCCAAAATGATTTTAGACTATGGTATATATGGTGATGTGGTATTCTTTGACACAACTTACCAGACCAATAAAGAGTGTCGACCTTTTGGAGCATTTGTTGGA tGTATGTCCAGTAAAAAGCCAAAGACAATATTTACTGACCGAGATCCTGCAATGGCAAAGGCAATATCTTTAGTGATGCTAGAGATTTATCATAGATTGTGTTTATGGCATATTTATCAAAATGCTCTTAAAAATCTTAATCATCTATTTAAGAGCCAAAAAACCTTCAATGCTGATTTTAGAAGTGGCATATATGATGGTGAGTATGAAGAGGAGTTCATTAGTGCTTGGGAGAATATGTTGGAAAAATATGATCTTCAAGAAAATGAATGGCTGCAAGATCTATTTAAAGC GGTTGTTGATGATGTCCGTTATAATGAAGTTTGTGCAAACTATGACATGAGCCAAAAAATTCCCACTTTGAAGGTTAATGTTCCTTTGCTGAGACATGCCAAAGATATCTGTATAGGAACTATTTTTAATATGTTCCAAGATGAGTTCGAAAAGTCATTGATGGTGGTTGTTGACACTTTTCATCAAAGTGGACCAGTTTCTACATATAAAGTTCATAATTGTGAAGGTTCTAGGCAACATACAGTTACATCTTCAAATGGGTTGATTACATgtagttgtaaaaattttgagtttgttgGAATTATGTGTAGCCATATTTTGAAAGTACTTGATGAGATGGAGATTAAGTTGATGATCCCTGAACAATTCATATTGAAGAGATGGACCAAGAATGCAAGGGCTAAAAATGTCTTGGATATTCATGAGTGTGAGGTACAAAGTGACCCTAAGCTAGAAATGCGAGCACGTTATAGAAATTTATGCACCACTTATGTTAGATTGATGGGTAAAGCTGCTGAATCTAAAAAGGCATCTGATTTCCTTCTAAGTCTTGCAAGTGAGTTAGATGAAAAAGTAGAAGAATATTTAAAGATTGAATCTCCAAGTGAGACCCTTACGCCTTCCTCAATGTCTTGTGAAAATCAGGTCGTCAAGAGCACATGTACCATACAAGCAAAAGGTTTAAAGAGAAGGGAAGTTTCACGTGGGAGAAAACGATTGAAAGGTTGTCTTGAAAAgggaactaaaaaaaatagaagcaaaaaaatccaaactctCACATCTGGCTTAACTCCTCCAACCACATGTTCCACCACCATGACATAA
- the LOC142608306 gene encoding benzyl alcohol O-benzoyltransferase-like — protein MAILAPSPTSLVFKVRRCEPQLIAPAKPTPHEFKPLSDVDDVERCQIPVIQFYRFDHSMQGKDPVIVIREALAQTLVFYYPFAGRLREGPDSKFIVECTGEGAIFIEADADVTLDHFGDAPHPPFSFMDELLFDVPGSGGMLNCPLLLIQVTRLKCRSFIFALRFNHVMTDGIGIVQFMNAMGEMAQGATAPSILPVWQRELLNARDPPRVTCTHHEFDEVTYEVTDTNGGLSNASNGMTCCSFFFGSTQISSIRKFIPHHLQKCSRSEILTACMWRCHTIALQLNPEDDVRLIYIVNVRGRFCPPLPAGYYGNAIVASAILTTAGKLCQNPVEYALELVKTAKANVSEEYARSLIDLMVIKSRPRLPMVRSYIVSDLTSVRSRDVNFGWGKAVYGGLAKVFPEPNKEPINFYIPLKNSKGDNGILVPVYLQSLAMERFLKELHCMLKDQSDSNPMSKLIISSL, from the exons ATGGCAATTCTGGCACCGTCACCCACTTCTCTAGTGTTCAAAGTTAGGAGGTGTGAACCACAGCTAATAGCTCCAGCCAAGCCAACTCCCCATGAATTTAAACCACTTTCCGACGTTGATGATGTGGAACGATGTCAAATTCCTGTCATACAGTTTTATCGCTTTGATCACTCAATGCAAGGGAAAGACCCTGTAATTGTCATTAGAGAAGCACTAGCACAAACACTTGTCTTTTACTACCCATTTGCAGGTAGGCTTAGGGAAGGGCCAGACTCAAAGTTCATCGTAGAATGTACAGGTGAGGGTGCCATATTTATCGAGGCTGATGCTGATGTTACACTAGACCACTTTGGTGATGCACCCCATCCTCCCTTCTCGTTCATGGATGAGCTACTCTTCGATGTTCCTGGCTCTGGAGGAATGCTTAATTGCCCATTGTTGCTTATTCAG GTGACAAGACTAAAGTGCAGAAGTTTTATTTTTGCCTTACGCTTCAACCATGTTATGACTGATGGAATAGGCATAGTTCAATTCATGAATGCCATGGGTGAGATGGCACAGGGCGCAACTGCCCCTTCCATTCTACCTGTGTGGCAAAGGGAGCTCCTCAATGCCAGAGACCCACCAAGAGTAACATGCACACATCATGAATTTGATGAAGTAACCTATGAAGTAACCGACACAAATGGCGGCTTGTCCAACGCTTCCAATGGCATGACTTGctgctctttcttttttggctcaACACAAATCTCTTCTATTCGAAAATTTATTCCTCACCATTTGCAAAAATGTTCAAGATCTGAAATATTAACAGCGTGTATGTGGCGGTGTCATACAATTGCACTTCAACTAAACCCGGAGGATGATGTGCGCTTAATATACATTGTTAATGTACGAGGTAGATTCTGTCCTCCATTACCAGCAGGGTACTATGGCAATGCAATTGTAGCCTCAGCGATTCTAACTACTGCTGGGAAGCTTTGTCAGAATCCAGTAGAATACGCTTTAGAGTTAGTGAAAACAGCAAAGGCTAATGTCTCTGAGGAATATGCACGGTCCCTTATAGATTTGATGGTGATTAAATCCCGACCAAGGCTTCCCATGGTGAGGTCTTACATTGTTTCAGACTTGACAAGTGTGAGATCCAGAGATGTGAACTTTGGTTGGGGAAAAGCTGTTTATGGGGGATTAGCCAAGGTGTTCCCCGAGCCTAATAAAGAGCCTATAAATTTTTACATTCCATTGAAGAATAGTAAAGGGGACAATGGGATCCTGGTGCCAGTTTACTTGCAAAGCCTAGCCATGGAAAGATTCTTGAAGGAGCTGCATTGCATGTTAAAAGATCAATCAGATAGCAATCCAATGTCCAAATTGATCATATCTTCCTTGTAG